In Blastocatellia bacterium, the following proteins share a genomic window:
- a CDS encoding YeeE/YedE family protein, protein MSGAVRPSMLQPSGAVLEAEVSRSRMPAEKSRLVRLPGWLKWGALIGLVQIFAIATVAPLGVSTAYPQFVGFLLDRAFPGFAERQLYLREIGSGITWEVMLVAGLFVGALLSFILSRARSRFSSQPAVAPVCVTGFEGSRARRYLRAWVGGFLFIFGARLAGGCTTGHMLSGMTQMAISGLVFGAVAFGTGMLVARLLFREPSR, encoded by the coding sequence ATGAGCGGAGCCGTTCGTCCGAGTATGCTCCAGCCAAGCGGAGCGGTCCTTGAGGCCGAGGTGAGTCGCAGCAGGATGCCGGCGGAGAAGTCGCGCCTCGTTCGCCTACCGGGATGGCTGAAATGGGGTGCGTTGATTGGGCTCGTGCAGATATTTGCCATCGCCACGGTCGCACCGCTTGGCGTCTCAACGGCATATCCGCAATTTGTCGGTTTCCTGCTCGATCGCGCCTTTCCCGGTTTCGCCGAACGGCAGCTCTACCTGCGCGAGATCGGCTCGGGAATCACTTGGGAAGTGATGCTGGTGGCGGGATTGTTTGTGGGAGCGCTGCTGTCGTTCATTTTGAGCCGCGCCAGGAGCAGGTTTTCCAGTCAGCCAGCCGTCGCGCCCGTCTGCGTGACGGGCTTCGAGGGCAGCCGAGCACGGCGCTATCTTCGCGCATGGGTAGGCGGGTTCCTCTTCATCTTTGGAGCGAGGCTGGCCGGAGGATGCACGACCGGGCACATGCTGAGCGGGATGACGCAGATGGCCATTAGCGGACTGGTCTTTGGCGCTGTTGCCTTTGGCACTGGGATGCTAGTGGCCAGACTCTTATTCCGTGAACCATCCCGGTAA
- a CDS encoding YeeE/YedE family protein produces the protein MTTTLLLGFLAGIGFGFALHRAGFSRCNLVHRGLWLRDFTMLKVMLTAIVVSLIGVGVLSALSPELVHWKVKPLYLWGVIAGGFIFGVGIALGGYCPGTAVVGLGSGIGEAILAVVGGLMGALAFILVYPWLKPIFIEPANLGKITIPSVLGLPVLPVALTFALMLMGVIWWLTRLERRMRERADAPVQK, from the coding sequence ATGACCACGACACTACTTTTAGGATTTCTCGCAGGCATCGGATTCGGATTTGCGTTGCATCGAGCCGGATTCAGCCGGTGCAATCTCGTGCACCGCGGTCTTTGGCTGAGAGATTTCACGATGCTCAAAGTGATGCTGACGGCCATCGTGGTGAGCTTGATCGGGGTCGGCGTGCTCAGTGCGTTGTCGCCGGAGCTGGTTCATTGGAAAGTCAAGCCGTTGTACTTGTGGGGTGTAATCGCTGGCGGGTTCATTTTCGGAGTGGGCATCGCGCTCGGTGGGTATTGTCCAGGGACTGCGGTCGTGGGCTTAGGCTCAGGTATTGGCGAAGCGATCTTGGCCGTAGTGGGAGGACTGATGGGGGCGCTGGCCTTCATCCTTGTTTATCCTTGGCTGAAGCCGATATTCATCGAACCGGCAAACCTGGGGAAGATCACGATCCCCTCTGTGTTGGGGTTGCCCGTTCTGCCAGTCGCTCTCACCTTTGCCCTGATGTTGATGGGAGTCATCTGGTGGCTCACGCGGCTAGAGCGAAGGATGCGGGAGCGCGCTGATGCGCCCGTTCAAAAGTAA
- a CDS encoding sigma-70 family RNA polymerase sigma factor, producing MGESLLKVFHRAKSGDAEALEQFFALVKGRVLSFSRRICGDVDDAYDALQETLLSTFKSLPKLDFKDPKALNVWLYKVAVNACLMMRRKSKFEPEQELSLDEFLPSGQGEQKPLEIPDWSNIPEDRLLRDEIKALVRRATLALPTNYRQVLVLRDMEGLSTKEVADVLGISEQNVKIRLHRARLFMRKELERYFSPRAQQPEQRGDRRVEGIAPSCREMFERLSEYLDGELELDLCQHLESHLRDCAPCAAFLNTLRKTIELCRSYAADEKMTIPPEEKEKLRAALEACRQAILQDQTSP from the coding sequence ATGGGTGAGAGCCTCTTGAAAGTCTTTCACCGCGCCAAATCGGGCGACGCCGAGGCTTTGGAGCAATTCTTCGCCCTGGTCAAAGGGCGGGTTTTGTCCTTCAGCCGCAGAATCTGCGGCGACGTGGATGATGCCTATGACGCGCTGCAGGAGACCCTGCTCTCGACATTCAAGTCGCTTCCCAAGCTCGATTTCAAGGATCCCAAAGCCTTGAATGTCTGGCTCTACAAGGTGGCCGTGAATGCCTGCCTGATGATGCGTCGCAAGAGCAAGTTTGAACCCGAACAGGAACTCTCGCTCGATGAGTTCCTCCCCAGCGGTCAAGGCGAGCAGAAGCCTCTTGAAATCCCCGATTGGTCGAATATCCCCGAAGACAGGCTCCTCAGAGACGAAATCAAGGCGCTCGTGCGCCGAGCGACGCTGGCCCTGCCGACGAACTACCGCCAGGTGTTGGTCCTCCGAGATATGGAGGGCCTCTCGACGAAAGAAGTGGCCGATGTGCTGGGCATCTCCGAGCAGAACGTGAAGATTCGCTTGCATCGCGCTCGCCTCTTCATGCGAAAGGAACTCGAGCGATACTTCTCGCCTCGTGCGCAACAGCCCGAGCAAAGGGGCGATAGAAGAGTCGAGGGGATCGCGCCGAGCTGTCGTGAGATGTTCGAGCGGCTGTCCGAATATTTGGACGGTGAGCTGGAGCTCGACCTGTGTCAGCATCTCGAGAGCCACCTGCGCGATTGTGCTCCATGCGCGGCCTTCCTCAACACGTTGCGGAAAACGATCGAACTCTGTCGAAGCTATGCTGCCGATGAAAAGATGACGATTCCGCCAGAGGAGAAGGAGAAGCTCAGAGCAGCCTTGGAGGCCTGCCGGCAGGCGATCTTGCAGGATCAAACATCGCCTTGA